CTGCGCTAGATccaccagagggcgctgtctcacaagttAATTCGCTCAACGCCTGTATGCTGCTtcgtaaataaagtacaatttaaatgctaccagtcaaataatataaaaaaacaataataatataaaaaacaaacagctcaCCACGTCTGTTTCTGTGAAAGCAGttgtaatagtgatgaaagttggaggcCCCTGGCCtagttttgcttgttttgttttccacaaACGAGTAAGATCGTTAACGCAGAGGAGCAAATCTTGTTTGAATCTCGTCGAGTTCCTCTTCGCGAAATTCTTTAGTTAAAGTAAAAGCTTTACGCGAGACGAAGAAAAACGAGAGTGTGTTTAATTTCCACAAGGCGAAGTGGTCACCCTGTTGGGAAAGCTACTAGTGTGAGTGACGGTGCAACGTATAAATTGCTTTGATGCAAAAAAAATCGTACTCATTCAGATGATTGCCATGTGTTATTACAACATCACAACAAACTGTTATCATCAAAACACATACCATACAACAATGCAATCATGGAAGAAGATATATTTTCACGGCGGACGGAACTTTTGTGGTCGGAACTTTGGATATGTACCGTCCATGTCTACCCGGACTTATATTGAAGACGATCCAAAGACGTTTAACAACACAAGCGTTTGCTCAATGATATTTTAGGTTATACAGATAACTTTACAACTTTACTTTCTTTCAAGGTGAGTTGTTTTGGTTGCTGCTTTTCGTTTCCTTTCTGTTTTATGGAACTTCGTTTTGTTGTTATGTTAAGTTGCTACTCACGTCGATCTAGTACACGAACGCAGCGTTAACGAATTACAAAATAACTATGCTGTCTACACGGAATCATTTTCGGTGAATCTGCGaaagtttttcattttttaaccgttctattgtttttttctttggaaaACGCCTGCAAGGATGTGTTTtagtggcagggcacatataaacaaacaactatTCGCACTCACAGTTATACCTACGGACGgtttacagtctccaattaacctaacgtgcattttggaacatgcaaactccacgcagatgtccaacggagattccaacccagatcttcccgatctcctgactgtgtggccaacatgctaaccacaattCCTTGTCATTTCACTTAAATTCGCATAGCATTTCTTCACATAGCACTCAAAATGGCAAGTGTAAGTATGTAAGTGCGCGCATTGAGTTGGAGGAAGCTGCTATCTTTTTAACAATGACTGCGTCTTCATATGTCCACGCAGGTCCGTCTCTGTGTGAGGTCATGCTCCTGGTGGATCCTGGTCTGTTCATTGGAACAGCGTCTGACCTTAATGACAAGCCATCATTGGCTGATGCAGCCATCACTCACATCCTGTCCGTGGACTCTGTGGACCCTGGAGCTCTACTGCCTGAGGATTCTGGCTATTGCAGTAAATGGATCAATGTGCTGGATGAGGCGGCCTCTGACCTCCTGAGCCACATGGACTCCTGCTTCCTGTTTATTCAGGAGGCAGTGGATGGAGGCGGCGCTGCGCTTGTCCACTGGTAAGGTTGAAAGAAAGCAACTAAACAACTGAGAATGCAATTCTAGGCGACATATtgttgaaatacagtcaaacctgtcttagcggccacctttatagaactgccacctgcctataacggccactgacaaatcccccgcagcaaatttacatgttatagaccctgtgtatagcagtcacctgtccaacgcggccagcggccacccattttgtctcccttggtcaatatctgaccgcataaagcggccaaattaccgactcaagtagaagcttcatgcacgaaaaagttttgtttttcagtcaatgaagccgtcgtgtgtagactttaattactgagtcctagctcagtcacaatcattcacaagatccacacaaactgtcagttgttccacataaaaaagccgtcttcttttgagcttgctatttcctggtcaaacatgtaactttaagagcatttgcaccaaaacattaccgcaaagtaggctgggaacaggacgtgctcccagcgacgctacaataaaaaagaaaaaaaaggcgctggcatgcatgcggcagcgggagcaaaactgagtacttaattgaagtattttagaatgtactcacgttatttttgatcaatcctcatccacaaatccatcaaagtcctcgtcttctgtattcgacactaaaaaaagccgtcttcttttctgttcactactagtctgttaacttgtcagtggtattcagctccgaagcaaagaaggaaacttctcctgttgcttctgccaactttatttattgaacgcggccaccagagaggagctcagaacacacacacatctctcagcatcgtctctccttcctgcttgcccacaaggcaaaggttaaacaagccccactacatagctgtccagccaatgcctgtaacaagtgacaccgtttatttcctggtgtgcactggtcaatactgtaatgccgcttgttgtggggaaggagagactcacgtcgccgatgcactttaatggctttattaacagcggagaacactgcaggactttacatccacgccaacataaacacacttcccaactctctccaaactcacagctagcactgagcctagctctcctgctcgggacgcccaccgtcacttcccgtcacttcctgatgaactaaagctgtaatgacactctgccgtataaaaagttaaatattaaaaacaagcgtaagacattactagcacagctttgttctgtgggtcgtggataataacaagcctagtagtgctgtacaacttttatccgcagtcccacagtgccctctactggtcaacgttaatttttttccccctttttttctttttttttcctctactggtcaacattcaaactggacgccaacctgtctatagaggtcacctgtctatagcagtcactagagggagactgcaaaagtggccgctatagataggtggcctctatagacaggttggtgtccagtttgaatgttgaccaagtttgactgtacttgaaAAATATGATGATTGCATTTGAGTGGAAGGTGGCAAGCAGAGACATGGTGCGTCTTTTGTGCCTTTCAGTCAGGCCGGACGTAGTCGCAGTGCCACCATTGTGACTGCTTACCTCATGAAGAGGTACCAGCTGGGCTTTGCGGAGGCTTATCAAAGACTGAAAAGTATCAAGCGGGACGTGCAGTGAGTGTGTGCATCCTTTGTGCGTGGCCCACTGAACGATGGCAAGCTATCTGATGGCTGGCGGTGGTTTGGTGTGTTTCAGGGTGAACAGCGGTTTTGAGGAGCAGCTGTGTCTGTACGAGGCCATGCATTGTGAAGTGGACACCTCTAGTCCTCTTTATAAACAATACAGACTGACCAAGATCACCGAGAAATACCCCGGTCAGCACATTCACACACAAGTCCCGTTAGGGTGACCTTTTTTCCACTCAGCCTCTCCTTTGTGTGAATAAGCAGAGCTGCAGCAGGTGCCCAGGGAGATGTTTGCGGCTGACCCCGCTCACTCCAGCTCATCTGAAGCCTCCTATCGATGCAGGAAGTGCAGGTAAAAGCGAGTGTCACAGTCTCCACCCTTCCCTTTTGTCTCCCTCCACTGGAAACATCTCACCTCTCCTCTGCAGAAGAACTCTGTTCCGCAGCTCCAGTCTTCTCAGTCACCAAGTGGGAGAAGGCCCATCAGCCTTTGGCCACAAGAAGTCCAGCAACCTGACTGGTGGGAAGATCAAAAATGATTTCAAGCTAATATCAAACCTAGCGTAGTGTGTGTTTTATGCACTATCACATATTTTTAAGCTATCTAAAACGGTGATTGTGCActtgaacaggaagtgaatgtGTCCGCGTTTTAATACTGCGGCACACTGCGTATTGATTTGTTAATTCTCTTATGGTCACATGGTTAACAGGTTCATTAACCGCATCAACATAAAGCTGCCATGACTGAAATATCGTATGATCTTTGTATAGGAGGAGTCCAGTGTACTTCATACTTTATTGAACCAGTGCAGTGGATGGAACAAGCCCTACTTGGTGTGATGGATGGACAggtacacacgcaaacacacacgtacatgCACATACAGTGAAACTTTTATGTTTAACCacccattttgtttgttttggaaacattttctctgataggaatgaatgtgaatttccataatctgttccagtgtcaaactgtcacATTTATTCAAGGAAAAgtgcgcctttttttttttagcccgtcatccacaatctttatgtgagacatgaacacacatgtgccttctaagatataaaaagaggcagctaagaatgcacataatgggacgcatgtatcccgcctataaagccttctgaaaaaacctccaaaaggcACCAACAGCGCTCTATTTCCATCATGTGACCtccatattaaccaagctacagcgacattgttatgccaaagaactacgttatcatgaatgtacctgataccacatgctcacagcatggatatacaaccattaaaccttgttggagctttttgaaggtgttttaatagcagcctttctaggcggaataggtgtgtcccattacatgcgtTCATTAGCTGCTTCTTTTtccctgtttttatatctttagaacagacagaaaagagaaagacgtgtgtgttcatgtctcacataaggattggatagatagatagatagatagatagatagttttatctatctatctatctatctgtaataaactaaaaaataaaacaaacaaagcaagacAACAGAGAtaagaaaatacaataataataacagtgaataaattcatgaataaaCACGGAACTGATCGCTACAAATTGtttttggggggattttttttcacaatttttggattgtggatgatgggcaaaataaaaaaaaatggacattggACAGGAcatttttaagtcacattttgaacattttaatggTGTTAAAATAGTAAACAGTAGTCAAaagaaatagttaaaaaaaaacaaatgttctgTCTTTAATGATAAGAGCGTcatgcatctttttttccctgcaaTACCTTTCTTGTCACTCAAACACTACCTACAGTGGAAGccgcttatgtcgacacccgtcagactggctgactgacattGACATAAGCAGCTGTCAGTATAACCTAAATGGAAACCAAAACTTGCCATTGGCTGATTTCTGTCCAGAGACGTGATAATGGGTGACAGGAAAGGATTTTTGAACCTGCTGCAGTTTGTTGACGTGGTttccctccatttgtgcatattttttaatgtgattCTTCTGTCCTCTGCACCTATATCTTctatactcttatctaacagagtTGCCACACTAATTTCGTTGTGTGTCTTCCCTATCTTTCTTGCGGCGGCTAGCAAAAATCATttaatgggtgcattttgttagtgactgaacaggaagtcactgcgTGCGCATATGAATGCTGTGGCACGCTGCTTAGTCATAACGCAGAAGCTACAACACATGCTGTCaatttttccttattttatGTCGAGAAATATGGTCGAGTGTGCATGTCGATGTCCGCTTAGGCAGTAGATGAAGTAACTGAGACACTCCCACAACCCTACAGTATATCTATTGTAGAGTATCAATGGacgtattccatttgagacattGCTGAACTGAGCTCTTGTAGGATTGCTGAAGTGTTGAAGTCCATGTATGAATTCCACATGAAGTTCTACTGTACGGGTTTCCTCTCTGCTTTTCCCTGTAGCTGCTGTGTCCCAAGTGTCGATCCAAGCTGGGCTCGTTCAGCTGGTGCGGAGATCAGTGTTCATGTGGCCGCTGGGTCACGCCGTCCTTTCAGCTGCATCGGAACAGAGTGGACGAGGTCCGGCTCGTCAGTATCCAGCGATAACGCGCCGCTTGGAAATAAATtaagttttatagttttatagtgTAATAGTGTAATTACTCAAATATCtccaaaatgcaattaaatccaggttttcgtcctggtcgtggaactgtggaccagctctacactctcagcagggtccttgagggtgcatgggagtttgcccaaccagtctacatgtgttttgttggACTTGTTGGACttggttccctgtatgaccggtgtcagagtttggtccaCATTGCCGGCAGTGAGTCGGatccgtttccagtgagggttggggTCCGCCAGGGCTGCCGTTTGTCTCTGattttgttcattatttttatggacagaatccttaggcgcagccaaggcgttgaggggttccggtttggctgcaggattgattctctgctttttgcagatgatgtagtcctgctggcttcatcgagttgtgaacttcaactctcactgaatCGGTTCACAGTcgagtgcgaagcggccgggatgagaacagcacctccaagtccaagtccatggttctcgcccggaaaaagggtggagtgccattttccagggtcggggatgagatgagtttaggtacctcggggtcttgttcacgagtgagggaaggatggaacgccaggcgaattggtgcggcgtctgcagtgatgcggactctacatcggtctgttgggagggagctgagccaaaagacaAACCTCTCAATTTGCTGGTTGATCTACGTCcgtaccctcacctgtggttatgagctttgggtattgactgaaaggacaagatggcggttacaagcggccgaaatgattATTCTCCGTCGGGTGGCTGGGCCTTCCCCtaaagataaggtgagaagcactgtcatccagaaGAGAGTCgcagtagaaccgctgctcctccacattgagaagaGCTAGAGGAGGTGGCTCaggtatctggtcaggatgcctcccggaaaCAAAAtctgctggcttttcctctctatggaaggacgacagtgacaagcacctttcaGCTCAcgcacaccaccaccaccccttcaggatgaagagAGTACTGCAagcgtatgacatttctctgtatcttgtccaattagcaagaataataataatgagtcACACTTACGCTCaacaaaatataaacgcaacacttttgtttttgctcccactttttatgagatgaactcaaagatgtaaaactttttccgcATACACTATATcactatttttgtcaaatattgttcacaaatctgtctaaatctgtgatagtgagcacttctcctttgctgagataatccatcccacctcacaggtgtgccatatcaagatgctgattagacaccatgattagtgcacaggtgtgccttagactgcccacaataaaaggccactctgaaatgtacagttttgttttattggaggGTGTGAGGGGTCTGGGGACTCTGAAAACCAGTcggtatctggtgtgaccaccatttccctcatgcagtgcaacacatctccttcGCATAGAGGTAACCAGGTTGTGGATtttggcctgtggaatgttggtccacccCTCTTCAATAGCTGTGcaaagttgctggatattggcggGAACTGGTACACGCTGACGtatacgccgatccagagcatcccaaacatgctcaatgggtgacgtGTCCGGTGAGCATGCTGGCTGTGCAAGAACTGGAacgttttcagcttccaagaattgtgtacagatcctagcaacatggggccgtgcattatcctgctgcaacatgaggtgatggatgtactgccaaattctctgaaacgcctttggagacggcttatggtagagtcataaacattcaatacacgagcaacagctctggttgacattcctgctgccagcatgccaattgcacgctccctcaaatcttgcgacatctgtggcttGTGATAAAGCTGCTCATTTCAgactggccttttattgtgggcagtctaaggctcaccatcacagatttagatacatttgtgaacaatatttgacagAAATAGTGATAttttgtatgtggaaaaagttttacatctttgagttcatctcataaaaaatgagagcaaaaacaaaagtgttgcgtttatatgtTTGTTGAGTGTACGTAAAAggcattacacaggctgtagaaagtcatacatgttttatgagaataaacttgtaatatgaggaaaaatagagaAATTTTAGTTAGTCGAGTTGAAATTTTAACGAAAAAATAGTTCTTTTGAGTTGtgaagagaaaacaaaaacaaaatgattttgTAATAGGGCGGGCCAGAAAGTCaatatggggataaagtcattaTTGCTAGAAAATTTTAAAACACCAACAgcaaaactgggggaaaaaagagtaaagttcatactaatagtcGGCTCTGAAGTTCAACCTGATGTCACTTGGGTTGAGGAAACTTGGCTTGGATGTTGCGATGGATGGGTCACCCttcatttacttatttattcatttattatcttaTACTATTTGAAGCGTGTTGCATATGTGACTGGCCTTGTATTTACTTGACATcggattgataccaaaattAGTAGTTTCGCCCGCCCATAACACTCAGGTGTCAATTCAGCTCTGCTCACGTGACAAGAGGGACAGAACTTGGTGTT
This sequence is a window from Dunckerocampus dactyliophorus isolate RoL2022-P2 chromosome 2, RoL_Ddac_1.1, whole genome shotgun sequence. Protein-coding genes within it:
- the dusp12 gene encoding dual specificity protein phosphatase 12 isoform X1, producing the protein MLLVDPGLFIGTASDLNDKPSLADAAITHILSVDSVDPGALLPEDSGYCSKWINVLDEAASDLLSHMDSCFLFIQEAVDGGGAALVHCQAGRSRSATIVTAYLMKRYQLGFAEAYQRLKSIKRDVQVNSGFEEQLCLYEAMHCEVDTSSPLYKQYRLTKITEKYPELQQVPREMFAADPAHSSSSEASYRCRKCRRTLFRSSSLLSHQVGEGPSAFGHKKSSNLTGGVQCTSYFIEPVQWMEQALLGVMDGQLLCPKCRSKLGSFSWCGDQCSCGRWVTPSFQLHRNRVDETSVNIFPLCSRSGAPR
- the dusp12 gene encoding dual specificity protein phosphatase 12 isoform X2, whose protein sequence is MLLVDPGLFIGTASDLNDKPSLADAAITHILSVDSVDPGALLPEDSGYCSKWINVLDEAASDLLSHMDSCFLFIQEAVDGGGAALVHCQAGRSRSATIVTAYLMKRYQLGFAEAYQRLKSIKRDVQVNSGFEEQLCLYEAMHCEVDTSSPLYKQYRLTKITEKYPELQQVPREMFAADPAHSSSSEASYRCRKCRRTLFRSSSLLSHQVGEGPSAFGHKKSSNLTGGVQCTSYFIEPVQWMEQALLGVMDGQTSVNIFPLCSRSGAPR